A window from Manis javanica isolate MJ-LG chromosome 10, MJ_LKY, whole genome shotgun sequence encodes these proteins:
- the UQCC4 gene encoding ubiquinol-cytochrome c reductase complex assembly factor 4 — protein MNRVLSVPAARAVRVLRPGRRASGSLPSPPGTGARAQPTARGEEDDLSRAVHFSSSRASPSCWRVERSLGREQQRPWWRVLPCSLALLVLVVWCFLRRETGADHWLRQVLEEQEPEPSDRPEAHGTPAAARARA, from the exons ATGAACCGGGTCCTCAGTGTGCCCGCGGCAAG gGCCGTCCGGGTGCTGAGGCCAGGGCGCAGGGCTTCCGGAAGCCTGCCTTCGCCTCCCGGTACCGGGGCTCGCGCCCAGCCCACGGCCCGGGGCGAGGAGGACGACCTCAGTCGTGCCGTTCACTTTTCCTCCAGCAGAGCCAGCCCGTCCTGCTGGAGAGTGGAGCGTTCCCTGGGAAGGGAGCAGCAGAGACCCTGGTGGAGGGTcctgccctgcagcctggcccTCCTGGTTCTGGTCGTCTGGTGCTTCCTTAGGCGGGAGACCGGCGCGGATCACTGGCTGAGACAGGTGCTGGAGGAACAGGAGCCGGAGCCCAGCGATCGTCCTGAGGCGCACGGAACTCCGGCCGCCGCCAGGGCGAGAGCTTAG